From a single Paenibacillus sp. FSL W8-0426 genomic region:
- a CDS encoding sugar ABC transporter permease — translation MSGKNENAAAAIQTEGSGLHTKQEANWKRQIRRNKWLYVLVLPGFLYFVIFKYLPMWGIVIAFQDYQPFLGIRNSEWVGFENFTTFFSNPDFFRLLRNTLILAIYDLIFFFPAPIIIALLLNEIRMAFFKRTIQTLVYVPHFVSMVIIASITYVFLTPQGGILYELIAWITGKPIDVLSSPDAFRPLIIIQMMWKEMGWGTIIFLAALAGVDTEQYEASIVDGAGRLRRMWHVTLPAIRTTIVILLILRLGNFLDTGFEQIYLMTNSLNRDVADVFDTYVYTVGITQGAFSYSTAVGLFKSVVGIILVLGSNKLAKKFGHPGIY, via the coding sequence ATGAGCGGGAAGAATGAGAATGCCGCCGCCGCGATCCAGACCGAAGGCTCCGGGCTGCATACGAAACAGGAGGCGAACTGGAAAAGGCAGATCAGACGCAACAAATGGTTATACGTGCTTGTGCTTCCCGGTTTTTTATACTTCGTCATCTTTAAATATTTGCCCATGTGGGGGATCGTCATTGCTTTTCAGGATTACCAGCCGTTTCTGGGCATTCGCAATTCGGAGTGGGTAGGCTTCGAGAATTTCACGACCTTCTTCTCCAATCCGGATTTTTTCCGGCTGCTTCGCAATACGTTGATCCTTGCCATCTATGATTTGATCTTCTTTTTCCCGGCACCGATCATCATCGCTTTATTGTTGAATGAAATCCGAATGGCCTTTTTCAAAAGAACGATTCAAACGCTGGTCTACGTGCCCCACTTTGTGTCGATGGTCATCATCGCCAGCATCACATATGTATTTCTGACGCCTCAAGGCGGCATTCTGTATGAACTGATCGCCTGGATTACGGGCAAACCGATTGATGTGCTTTCCAGTCCGGACGCCTTCCGTCCGCTCATCATCATTCAGATGATGTGGAAGGAGATGGGGTGGGGCACGATCATCTTCCTCGCGGCACTGGCCGGTGTGGATACTGAACAATATGAAGCTTCTATTGTGGACGGTGCAGGCAGGCTGCGGCGCATGTGGCATGTGACGCTTCCGGCGATCCGCACGACCATCGTCATTTTGCTCATCTTGAGGCTGGGCAACTTTCTGGACACCGGGTTCGAGCAAATCTACCTGATGACCAATTCGCTCAATCGCGATGTGGCGGATGTCTTCGATACTTACGTGTATACCGTCGGGATCACGCAAGGAGCATTCAGTTACAGTACCGCGGTAGGCCTGTTCAAATCGGTCGTCGGCATCATTCTGGTGCTCGGCAGCAACAAGCTTGCCAAAAAATTCGGCCATCCGGGCATTTACTAG
- a CDS encoding glycosyl hydrolase, translating into MWNSETFLNPEAQYRIHPFWFWNGDMEEGQIRRQIAEMHRQGVGGFFICPRQGLQVPYLSAAWFDKVRIAVEAAAECGMQVWLYDEYPYPSGMAGGEVTLDYPEAKQRQLVHHQIAVQGGDHVDKELPWGRILYARAIPKNDEGQRIWKDALDVRGFIGNIQTEQVYQETGLTSYNRKRFFTYQTAFRLLWDAPPGEWDVIVFQEREIDDFKYYGTFVDPCHREAMSRFIELTHDRYREAVGERFESVIKGMFTDEIAPLGAIPWSPQLPRHFAERCGYSLTGALPALLYADVPGAERIRYDYYQTLHLLLRSSYHEQVHDWCEKAGIQYAAEVPGVRMTTQLFSHMPGGDSAHEKIGRSLSWILERYGRRLRENPKMVSSLARQLGRDRNLIECFHSVGWSMTLQDAKWMIDRMAAMGTNFYNFHAFFYTIGGLAKHDAPPSQFLQNPYWRHFRQLADYAGRLGYLMSTGTAHIRIALLDPTTTFWSLMGNPLHGFEYGGQDEHERAKLERLTNDWMRIGVHLLENRRDYDHLDPELLAEADVADGVIRIGVARYEVLILPPMLNLEAAAWEQLKRFVEQGGTVVSVGLPPHVPIQPGSPAGDEAGRFFGATELAQEEYWGLHGEADAYDTEAMWHQGQGDGKSDGGGGSKGSSYFLPAGTGSGDDASLELISLLLDQVLPEAVSWSMEEESSSMLMQTRELSEGEYMVFLTNQEGQRLKGQLHIVPERLWQDAKSVPESLLVAERLDLETGALEALFCSRHGAEWCISLELAPYGAHAIKLSLVQADTSESLVKTGAGNEKQRKEPTRITLSAEGPWSVQAMQSNVLRISHFRLTASDAQGEFITGEQVEVKPFIDQAAGLSERHRLPLRFAQVFGTPKKASLSYPVECRYQTSFEWDASSSDCTLFMDRAAVTGQWVMELNGQEIRPEQFRKVEITDHDNVACDISALIRHGLNELTVTVQVTKDEHGIVDPIYLQGRFGVEYGAGPIPSLVREPDTADRITPEPQALYPHYAGEMSYRKSVELDLGDLKESSFELEFSDWNVQDAAEVKVNGHSLGVRCWSPYQWTGAAEWLRPGENAIEVCVTNTLIGLLEGTYFDLASHSLRETARSPRAGE; encoded by the coding sequence ATGTGGAACTCGGAGACGTTTCTGAATCCCGAGGCGCAGTACCGGATACACCCTTTCTGGTTTTGGAACGGGGACATGGAGGAAGGGCAAATCCGCAGGCAGATCGCCGAAATGCACAGGCAGGGTGTCGGCGGATTTTTTATCTGCCCGCGTCAGGGCCTGCAGGTTCCTTATCTGTCGGCAGCCTGGTTCGACAAGGTCCGCATCGCGGTTGAGGCTGCAGCGGAGTGCGGCATGCAGGTGTGGCTGTATGACGAGTATCCTTATCCCAGCGGCATGGCCGGAGGGGAAGTGACGCTTGATTATCCCGAGGCGAAGCAGCGCCAACTCGTTCACCATCAGATTGCCGTCCAAGGCGGAGATCATGTGGACAAGGAACTGCCATGGGGACGGATACTGTATGCCCGGGCGATTCCCAAAAATGACGAGGGGCAGAGGATATGGAAGGATGCCCTTGACGTGCGCGGATTCATCGGCAACATTCAGACCGAGCAAGTGTACCAGGAGACCGGCCTGACGTCCTACAACCGCAAACGGTTTTTTACATATCAGACGGCCTTTCGACTGCTGTGGGATGCTCCGCCGGGAGAGTGGGACGTCATCGTTTTTCAGGAACGGGAGATCGACGATTTCAAGTACTACGGCACGTTTGTCGACCCCTGTCACCGGGAGGCGATGTCCCGATTTATCGAACTGACGCATGACCGTTACCGTGAAGCGGTGGGAGAGCGCTTTGAAAGCGTAATCAAGGGCATGTTTACCGACGAAATCGCGCCGCTCGGTGCCATCCCATGGTCGCCGCAGCTCCCCCGACATTTTGCCGAACGCTGCGGTTACAGTCTTACAGGGGCGTTGCCAGCGCTGTTATACGCCGATGTGCCGGGAGCCGAGCGCATTCGCTACGACTATTACCAAACGCTGCATTTGCTGCTGCGGTCCTCATATCATGAGCAAGTGCACGATTGGTGCGAAAAGGCAGGCATTCAATATGCGGCAGAAGTGCCCGGCGTACGCATGACGACCCAATTGTTCAGCCATATGCCGGGAGGCGATTCCGCACACGAGAAAATCGGGCGTTCCCTTTCCTGGATTCTGGAGCGTTACGGCAGAAGGCTGCGCGAGAATCCGAAAATGGTCAGCTCGCTCGCAAGACAGCTCGGACGGGATCGCAACCTGATTGAATGTTTTCACAGCGTCGGCTGGTCAATGACGCTGCAGGACGCCAAATGGATGATCGACCGCATGGCGGCGATGGGCACGAATTTCTATAACTTCCACGCCTTTTTCTATACGATCGGAGGTTTGGCGAAGCACGACGCTCCGCCGTCGCAGTTCCTGCAGAACCCGTATTGGCGGCATTTTCGCCAGTTGGCGGATTATGCGGGACGTCTCGGTTATCTGATGAGCACAGGCACGGCCCATATCCGCATCGCCCTGCTTGATCCGACAACCACGTTTTGGAGCCTGATGGGCAATCCGCTGCACGGTTTCGAATACGGCGGTCAGGACGAGCACGAACGCGCCAAGCTGGAACGGCTTACGAACGATTGGATGCGCATCGGCGTTCATCTGCTGGAGAATCGGCGGGATTATGACCATCTGGATCCGGAACTGCTCGCTGAAGCGGATGTTGCTGACGGCGTAATCCGGATCGGGGTCGCACGTTATGAGGTGCTGATCCTGCCGCCGATGCTGAATCTGGAGGCAGCGGCCTGGGAACAGTTGAAGCGATTCGTAGAGCAGGGCGGAACCGTCGTTTCGGTTGGCTTGCCGCCGCATGTTCCGATTCAGCCCGGCAGCCCGGCAGGTGATGAGGCAGGCCGTTTCTTCGGCGCAACGGAGCTGGCCCAGGAAGAGTATTGGGGCTTGCACGGCGAAGCAGATGCCTACGACACGGAAGCCATGTGGCATCAGGGACAGGGCGATGGAAAAAGTGACGGGGGCGGCGGCAGCAAAGGGAGTTCCTACTTTCTTCCCGCAGGGACCGGAAGCGGAGATGATGCTTCCCTGGAGCTGATCTCCCTGCTGCTTGACCAGGTGCTGCCCGAGGCAGTCAGCTGGAGCATGGAGGAAGAAAGTTCCTCCATGCTGATGCAAACGAGGGAGCTATCCGAAGGCGAGTATATGGTGTTTCTGACCAACCAGGAGGGACAGCGGCTGAAAGGGCAGCTGCATATCGTGCCCGAAAGGCTTTGGCAGGATGCAAAGTCGGTGCCTGAATCGTTGCTGGTTGCCGAACGGCTTGATCTGGAGACAGGTGCCTTGGAAGCGTTGTTTTGTTCCAGACATGGCGCGGAATGGTGCATTTCGCTTGAACTCGCCCCTTATGGTGCCCATGCCATTAAATTGTCGTTGGTGCAAGCGGATACGTCCGAATCCTTGGTGAAAACCGGTGCAGGTAACGAGAAACAGAGAAAAGAGCCGACGCGGATCACGCTGTCTGCAGAAGGGCCTTGGAGCGTGCAGGCCATGCAGTCCAACGTGCTGCGGATAAGCCATTTCCGGTTGACAGCATCCGATGCGCAAGGCGAGTTCATCACCGGAGAGCAGGTCGAGGTCAAGCCGTTTATCGATCAGGCCGCCGGATTGTCCGAGCGCCATCGTTTGCCGCTTCGGTTCGCGCAGGTGTTCGGCACCCCGAAAAAAGCAAGCCTGTCCTATCCGGTAGAGTGCCGCTATCAAACTTCATTCGAATGGGACGCATCATCGTCCGATTGCACGTTGTTTATGGACCGGGCTGCAGTGACGGGCCAGTGGGTCATGGAACTCAATGGACAGGAGATACGTCCCGAGCAGTTCCGCAAGGTCGAAATTACGGATCACGATAATGTAGCCTGCGATATTTCAGCGCTGATCCGGCATGGCCTGAACGAATTGACCGTGACCGTACAGGTAACCAAGGATGAGCATGGCATCGTCGATCCGATTTATTTGCAAGGGCGTTTCGGGGTGGAGTATGGGGCCGGGCCCATTCCATCTTTGGTGCGGGAACCGGATACGGCAGATCGCATAACGCCAGAGCCGCAAGCATTATATCCTCACTATGCCGGGGAAATGAGTTATAGAAAAAGCGTCGAACTGGACCTCGGCGACTTGAAAGAATCCTCATTCGAACTGGAATTTAGCGATTGGAACGTACAGGATGCCGCCGAAGTGAAAGTGAACGGGCACAGTCTTGGCGTGAGATGCTGGTCCCCTTATCAATGGACGGGCGCAGCCGAATGGCTTCGACCAGGGGAGAACGCAATTGAAGTTTGCGTTACGAATACGCTGATCGGCCTGCTTGAAGGCACATATTTTGATCTCGCCAGCCACAGCTTGCGTGAGACGGCGAGGTCTCCACGAGCGGGCGAGTAA
- a CDS encoding carbohydrate ABC transporter permease, with product MNSRLFNSPAGRVFDVFNYILLGILGILTVLPFLYIIGNSFATEAEITERSFFLVPKVFSLSAYEYIFSSSTIFRSIGVSIFITVAGTLVNLFFTMTMAYPLSRSDFWGRNLIMNMVIFSMLFGGGMIPTYLVIRGLGLLDSYWALMLPGAISAFNLIVVKNFFQQMPPGLEEAARIDGCSDLGVLWRIILPLSKPVIATFALFYAVGHWNNFFSALLYISDSSKWPLQVMLRQIVLLSQASVGDMANMDPNFVKPPEQSVKMAVIVVGTIPILLVYPFLQKHFAKGVMLGSIKG from the coding sequence ATGAACAGCCGTTTGTTCAACAGCCCTGCGGGCAGGGTGTTCGACGTATTCAACTACATCCTGCTCGGCATACTGGGCATCCTGACCGTCCTGCCGTTCCTGTACATTATCGGTAATTCGTTTGCCACCGAGGCTGAAATTACCGAACGAAGCTTTTTCCTGGTCCCCAAGGTGTTCTCGCTTAGCGCGTATGAATACATTTTTTCTTCATCCACCATCTTCCGCAGCATCGGCGTCTCCATCTTCATTACCGTTGCGGGCACGTTGGTGAACCTGTTTTTCACGATGACGATGGCTTATCCGCTGTCGCGCAGCGATTTCTGGGGACGCAATTTGATCATGAACATGGTCATTTTCTCCATGCTGTTCGGGGGCGGCATGATTCCGACCTACCTTGTCATTCGTGGACTTGGACTGCTCGATTCCTACTGGGCCCTGATGCTTCCTGGCGCGATCAGCGCTTTCAACTTGATTGTGGTCAAAAACTTTTTTCAGCAAATGCCGCCTGGGCTGGAGGAAGCGGCCCGGATCGACGGCTGTTCCGATCTTGGGGTATTGTGGCGGATCATCCTGCCTCTATCCAAACCGGTCATTGCCACGTTTGCGCTGTTTTACGCGGTAGGACACTGGAACAACTTTTTCTCGGCATTGCTGTACATTTCGGACAGCAGCAAATGGCCCTTGCAGGTCATGCTGAGACAGATTGTGCTGCTATCGCAGGCCAGCGTGGGCGATATGGCCAACATGGACCCCAATTTCGTCAAACCGCCGGAACAGTCGGTGAAAATGGCGGTCATCGTCGTCGGCACCATTCCGATTTTGCTGGTGTATCCGTTTTTGCAGAAGCATTTTGCCAAAGGTGTCATGTTAGGTTCAATCAAAGGTTAA
- a CDS encoding extracellular solute-binding protein — protein MGQKTGLKKVALVICASMLLGTILAACSTDKPAEGGGSAEGKEQLTIMLPNFEAENPPENSPVVQKLEELTGVDVNLQWVPSSSYDDKFNITLASGKLPDIMVVLGKTPSFINAARTGAFWELGPYLKDYPNLSQMNEIITNNASIDGKTYGIYRARPLGRNGVTIRKDWLENLGLKEPKTIDEFYNVLKAFTHDDPDGNGKDDTYGLVASKFTGPWDNMQIWFGAPNKWGEDESGKLVPAHETQEYMDALNFFRKIYSEGLVNKDFAVMDATKLSDPFVNGQAGVMVDVADNAQRMDQKILEKDPAATGRVDVLQAMEGPKGLRDMPTSGYNGLIAVSKSSVKTEEDLKKVLTFLDKLNDQELQALLSNGLEGQQYEKKGDYIVPTTDKLKLRDLQGLNQILMFVPEDRAFRIEPTPVREKVIEVQKANEEIVVPNPGEPLISDVYAQKGPQLDNIINDARIKYIVGQIDEKGFQDAVALWKSSGGDEYVKEVNELYSALK, from the coding sequence ATGGGACAAAAAACGGGTTTGAAAAAGGTGGCGCTTGTAATTTGCGCATCCATGTTATTGGGAACGATTCTGGCGGCGTGCTCGACCGATAAACCGGCCGAAGGCGGGGGAAGCGCTGAGGGCAAGGAGCAGCTGACCATTATGCTGCCGAACTTCGAAGCGGAAAATCCGCCGGAGAACAGCCCTGTCGTGCAAAAGTTAGAGGAGCTGACGGGCGTGGATGTCAATCTGCAGTGGGTGCCGAGCAGCTCGTATGACGACAAATTCAACATTACGCTTGCATCGGGCAAGCTGCCGGACATTATGGTCGTGCTGGGCAAAACGCCGAGTTTCATCAATGCGGCACGGACAGGGGCATTCTGGGAGCTTGGCCCTTACCTGAAGGATTATCCGAACCTGAGCCAAATGAACGAGATCATCACGAACAACGCCTCCATCGACGGCAAAACGTACGGCATTTACCGGGCTCGCCCGCTCGGCCGCAACGGGGTGACCATCCGCAAGGATTGGCTGGAGAATCTCGGACTGAAGGAACCAAAGACGATCGACGAGTTCTACAATGTGCTCAAAGCGTTCACGCATGACGACCCGGACGGCAACGGAAAGGACGATACGTACGGCCTGGTTGCCAGCAAGTTCACCGGTCCGTGGGACAACATGCAGATCTGGTTCGGCGCACCGAACAAATGGGGCGAGGACGAGAGCGGCAAGCTCGTTCCGGCTCACGAAACGCAGGAATACATGGACGCATTGAACTTTTTCCGCAAAATATACAGCGAAGGTTTGGTCAACAAGGACTTTGCCGTCATGGATGCGACCAAGCTGTCCGATCCGTTCGTGAACGGGCAAGCCGGAGTGATGGTCGACGTGGCCGACAATGCCCAGCGCATGGATCAGAAAATATTGGAGAAGGACCCGGCGGCGACCGGACGCGTCGACGTGCTGCAGGCGATGGAGGGGCCGAAGGGGCTTCGCGATATGCCGACGTCGGGATACAACGGCCTCATTGCCGTGTCGAAGAGCAGCGTCAAAACCGAAGAAGATTTGAAAAAAGTACTCACGTTCCTGGATAAATTGAACGACCAGGAGCTGCAGGCGCTATTGTCCAACGGCTTGGAAGGCCAGCAGTACGAGAAAAAAGGAGATTATATCGTTCCGACGACCGATAAGCTCAAGCTGCGCGATCTGCAGGGCTTGAACCAAATTCTGATGTTCGTGCCGGAGGACCGGGCTTTCCGCATCGAGCCGACGCCAGTGCGCGAGAAAGTCATTGAAGTACAGAAAGCCAACGAAGAGATCGTCGTTCCCAATCCGGGCGAACCGTTGATCTCCGATGTGTACGCTCAGAAGGGACCTCAGCTCGACAATATCATTAACGATGCACGCATCAAATACATCGTCGGCCAAATCGACGAGAAGGGCTTCCAGGATGCGGTTGCCTTGTGGAAAAGCAGCGGCGGAGACGAGTACGTGAAGGAAGTCAACGAGCTGTATTCAGCACTGAAGTAG
- a CDS encoding polysaccharide deacetylase family protein gives MVHRIQFDRFPGGVMKAVTLSYDDGVIHDRRLVDILNRHGLRGTFNLNSGLLGKEGKVAKEEVAELYAGHEVAVHTVTHPTLTYVPDEVLVEEITEDRKALEQLVGYPVRGMAYPNGGYDRALSTKLEWLGIDYARTVRSHGQYTLPERPLEWHPTCHHSHDLAAQTDRFIRHTKTGTPLLLYVWGHSYEFNDNDDWEIIETFAETIGGRDDMWYATNREVLAYWKAVKRLECSADRTIVHNPSAMSVWFTLDQQVVEVKAGETRKFAEQILVGEGS, from the coding sequence ATGGTACATCGCATTCAGTTCGATCGCTTTCCGGGCGGCGTGATGAAAGCCGTGACGCTTAGCTATGACGATGGCGTGATTCACGACCGCAGGCTGGTTGACATCTTGAACCGGCATGGGCTGCGGGGCACGTTTAACCTGAACTCGGGCTTGCTCGGCAAAGAAGGGAAAGTCGCCAAGGAAGAAGTGGCAGAGCTATATGCGGGACACGAGGTTGCCGTGCATACGGTGACGCATCCTACGCTGACGTATGTTCCCGATGAAGTGTTGGTCGAAGAAATTACGGAGGATCGCAAGGCGCTTGAACAGCTCGTCGGTTATCCGGTCAGAGGCATGGCGTACCCCAACGGAGGTTATGATCGGGCGCTTAGCACGAAATTGGAGTGGCTCGGCATCGATTATGCCCGCACGGTTCGATCGCATGGGCAGTACACCTTGCCTGAGAGACCGCTGGAATGGCATCCGACTTGCCACCACAGCCACGATCTGGCCGCACAGACGGATCGTTTCATCCGGCATACGAAGACAGGAACGCCGCTGCTGCTGTATGTGTGGGGACATAGTTACGAATTCAACGACAACGACGATTGGGAAATCATCGAAACCTTTGCGGAAACCATCGGCGGACGGGACGACATGTGGTATGCCACCAATCGGGAGGTGCTTGCTTACTGGAAAGCCGTCAAACGTCTCGAATGCTCGGCAGACCGCACGATCGTGCATAATCCGTCAGCCATGTCTGTTTGGTTTACGCTGGACCAGCAAGTGGTCGAAGTGAAGGCAGGGGAGACGCGCAAGTTCGCGGAACAAATCCTGGTTGGGGAAGGGAGCTGA
- a CDS encoding glycoside hydrolase family 88 protein — protein MGSTCTYGASCGASRETTLNTGLNCYSPVTMYVNGEEIFKSELLQELFPERRTSIPIRVSAGWNDVLLCFVKTKVGFGGIYGTGSFKNVPLHFLTPGLDRAGQEGWLYSEPLDEPLSSLPRDGMSEEDTGLTWYPRREWNAEELNSGSFARIFGMDQPGVAYAWTKLDVTEPGPSPVVLEGQHTGALTLYVDGKQAYVSSESGTYRVELDRRYGPADLVARGELKQGENDWGFTLEEPQGCGWRLRPPHLVCGCSDPWLYTGTFAAGSEPGPDEITVTDTVFNDGGKGVYWQVDLPDTSVRPYLENTHYGKWNYPLGVTLLGLLRTGQELGRSDYVQYVRDHIGLSTSFDRYALWDRANYGAAGINNQLSAIDSLDDCGSFGSTLLAAMELGEIRGGLDTAHRIARYMTDDQERLEDGAFYRVRGSGEMRQETMWCDDLYMSTPFLMRYGQWVDDSSYWDDAVNQFFMFRKYLYIPELKIMSHVYDFVRGSATGIPWGRGNGWVLFSLTELLSILPEEHPKRADLLDFYRDLCEGYLALQGSSGLWHQVLNRPDSYEETSCTSMFIYAFARGIREGWLEQPQPYLEAVRKGWEGMTRLSIDAKGNVYGVCRGSGYSFTALYYRDDLGWILNDTHGIGIVLLAGLEAHKLNQELAGRVSSADSDAALQR, from the coding sequence TTGGGCAGTACGTGTACGTATGGGGCAAGCTGTGGAGCCAGCAGGGAAACAACGCTGAATACGGGGCTTAACTGCTACAGCCCGGTCACGATGTACGTGAATGGCGAGGAAATTTTCAAATCTGAGCTGCTGCAGGAGCTGTTTCCCGAGAGAAGGACGTCCATTCCGATCCGGGTCAGTGCTGGATGGAACGACGTATTGCTTTGTTTTGTGAAAACGAAGGTCGGTTTCGGCGGCATTTACGGAACAGGTTCGTTCAAAAACGTTCCCTTGCACTTCCTCACGCCAGGGCTTGATCGTGCCGGACAAGAGGGCTGGCTTTACTCCGAGCCGCTGGATGAACCTCTCTCCTCGCTTCCCCGCGACGGCATGAGCGAGGAAGATACCGGTTTGACATGGTATCCTCGCCGTGAATGGAATGCAGAGGAGCTGAATTCGGGTTCATTTGCCCGGATTTTCGGGATGGACCAGCCGGGAGTGGCTTATGCCTGGACGAAGCTGGACGTCACAGAGCCTGGACCGTCGCCCGTGGTGCTGGAAGGTCAGCATACCGGCGCATTGACGTTATATGTTGATGGCAAGCAGGCATACGTCTCATCAGAGAGCGGCACGTATCGGGTGGAGCTGGATCGCCGTTACGGCCCGGCAGATCTCGTCGCCAGGGGCGAATTGAAGCAGGGCGAGAATGACTGGGGATTTACTTTGGAAGAGCCGCAGGGTTGCGGTTGGAGGTTGAGGCCGCCTCATCTGGTCTGCGGATGTTCCGACCCATGGCTGTACACGGGAACTTTTGCTGCCGGAAGCGAGCCGGGACCGGATGAAATCACAGTGACCGACACCGTATTTAACGATGGCGGCAAAGGCGTATACTGGCAGGTGGACCTGCCAGATACCAGCGTGCGGCCGTACTTGGAGAACACGCATTACGGCAAATGGAACTACCCGCTCGGCGTAACGCTGCTTGGGCTGCTGCGCACCGGGCAGGAGCTCGGTCGGAGCGATTACGTGCAGTACGTGCGCGACCATATCGGGCTCAGCACCTCGTTTGATCGCTATGCACTCTGGGACAGGGCCAATTACGGGGCAGCCGGGATCAACAATCAGCTGTCCGCGATCGACAGCCTCGACGATTGCGGCTCGTTCGGTTCTACGCTGCTTGCGGCGATGGAGCTGGGCGAAATACGGGGAGGGCTCGATACGGCTCACCGGATTGCGCGTTATATGACGGACGACCAGGAACGTCTGGAAGACGGGGCCTTTTACCGGGTCCGCGGCAGCGGAGAGATGCGCCAGGAAACGATGTGGTGCGACGATCTGTACATGAGCACACCGTTTCTGATGCGATACGGCCAGTGGGTGGATGATTCTTCGTATTGGGACGATGCGGTCAACCAATTTTTCATGTTCCGCAAGTATCTGTACATCCCGGAGCTGAAGATCATGTCCCACGTCTACGATTTCGTACGCGGCAGCGCCACGGGCATTCCTTGGGGACGCGGGAATGGCTGGGTATTGTTCTCGTTGACGGAACTGTTGTCCATTCTGCCTGAAGAGCACCCTAAACGTGCGGACTTGCTCGATTTCTATCGCGATCTATGCGAAGGTTATCTTGCGCTTCAAGGCAGCAGCGGGCTGTGGCATCAGGTGCTGAACCGTCCGGATTCCTATGAGGAAACCTCTTGCACGTCCATGTTCATTTATGCCTTCGCCCGCGGCATTCGCGAGGGCTGGCTGGAGCAGCCGCAGCCATACTTGGAGGCCGTACGTAAAGGCTGGGAAGGCATGACCCGCCTGTCCATCGACGCAAAAGGCAACGTTTACGGTGTATGCCGCGGCTCGGGTTATTCGTTTACCGCTTTATACTACCGTGATGATCTGGGATGGATCCTGAACGACACCCACGGCATCGGCATCGTGCTGCTGGCCGGGCTAGAGGCTCATAAACTGAACCAGGAGCTTGCAGGGCGCGTATCGTCCGCAGACTCGGATGCCGCGCTGCAACGATAG